A stretch of Pelecanus crispus isolate bPelCri1 chromosome 3, bPelCri1.pri, whole genome shotgun sequence DNA encodes these proteins:
- the FAM110C gene encoding protein FAM110C, whose product MPTELSRAVGMHAISDLHSSLTLRLLNKGPEYLRRQMEAGSPGRKSAVERLAADKAKYVKSQRVIGATQEPVIVLSSASESSSETCSVESKKVSRDFGRGKGAKPLELAKAVYSGRAPLQHGPPIARRSTPKRQMRPDSLVIYRQKCEFGRGQSQDSSRGSLVRRIFQGSIKEKQLASPEMPRVVECAAAAESKEPLSAQHGDREPSGRAAEQTVAASAEAPGVCTEEHERPSNPSVPPEEAKEVKRRGVHRSQSDISSRYSKSFSEFDTFFKYCGLEQEVIEDLGRENFSVVSDNVSFKIRSISVATSESDFTRHSGDEGLLEDELTEQVPSSTSVIERNARIIKWLYTCKKAKETNKVIQELA is encoded by the coding sequence ATGCCAACAGAACTCTCCCGGGCCGTGGGAATGCACGCCATCTCCGACCTCCACTCCTCCCTCACCCTGCGACTCCTCAACAAGGGGCCCGAGTACCTCCGCAGGCAGATGGAGGCAGGCAGCCCGGGCAGGAAGAGTGCCGTGGAGAGGCTGGCAGCCGATAAGGCCAAGTACGTGAAGAGCCAGCGGGTCATCGGCGCCACGCAGGAGCCCGTCATCGTGCTTAGCTCAGCCTCGGAGAGCAGCAGCGAGACCTGTTCGGTGGAGAGCAAAAAAGTCAGCAGGGACTTTGGCAGAGGGAAGGGCGCGAAGCCCCTGGAGCTGGCCAAGGCGGTGTACTCCGGCCGTGCCCCCCTGCAGCACGGCCCCCCCATAGCCCGGCGCAGCACCCCCAAGAGGCAGATGCGGCCGGATTCCCTGGTGATTTACCGCCAGAAGTGCGAGTTTGGGAGAGGTCAAAGCCAGGACAGCTCACGGGGGAGCTTGGTGAGGAGGATCTTCCAGGGGTCCATAAAGGAGAAGCAGTTGGCTTCCCCTGAGATGCCCCGAGTCGTGGAGTGCGCCGCAGCCGCCGAGAGCAAAGAGCCTCTCTCGGCGCAGCATGGCGACCGGGAGCCGAGCGGCCGTGCAGCGGAGCAGACGGTCGCTGCGAGCGCCGAAGCCCCAGGGGTATGTACAGAAGAGCACGAGAGACCCTCAAACCCGAGTGTACCTCCTGAGGAGGCCAAGGAGGTGAAGAGGAGAGGTGTCCATCGCTCCCAGTCGGACATCAGCTCTCGCTactccaagtccttctccgaGTTTGATACATTTTTCAAGTACTGTGGCCTGGAGCAGGAGGTCATCGAGGATCTTgggagagagaacttctccgTGGTGTCCGACAACGTCTCCTTCAAGATCCGCAGCATCAGCGTGGCAACCTCTGAGAGTGACTTCACTAGGCACAGCGGGGAcgaggggctgctggaggaTGAACTCACAGAGCAGGTCCCGAGCAGCACCTCCGTGATCGAGCGCAACGCTCGCATAATCAAATGGCTGTACACGTGTAAGAAAGCCAAGGAGACTAACAAGGTGATCCAGGAACTCGCATGA